cgtcgccgccctcgacgcgtcgctgcgAAAAGTCGCGTCAaacgtcgcgatggacgagctcgcgaggaACGTGAGGGAACGGTGCCGGTTCATGTCCCTCACGCCGGTTCAGAGGCACACCGTcccgctggcgctcgcgggcagggacgtcatcgcgagcgcggcgaccggcaGCGGTAAGACGGCGGCGTATCTGATaccggcgctcgccgagatgCTCGCAAACGAAAAagacgacacagctgtgtacgaggacgcggggaacgaggacgaggacgaggctgGGCAGGACGAGGCtggggaggcggaggcggaggcgatcagGGATGCGTCTTCGTCCGCGGGTGGGTACGGCCGGCGTCGTaagggcggggcggcgacgcccgagctcgacgatcTCGGCGACCTCGGTGACATCTTCGATGACATCGACGACAtcttcgacgacggggcTGAGGCGGGGGGATTCgcgtccgacggcgacggttaTAACGGCTCCCTCGAGGACCGACTTCACGCGCTGAACCCCCCGGGCAAGTCCACCCCGGCTCGGCCGCGGTGCGTGGTTCTCGTCCccacccgcgagctcgcgcaccAGGTGACGCTGCAAGCCAAACGCCTGTGCTTTAAAACGGGGTTGAAAGTCGCGACGCTGCACGGCGGGCAGTCGGTGAAGCCGCAGctggagcagctcgcgcaggGACCGGACGTGGTGGTCGCCACCCCCGGGCGGTTGCTCACGTGCGCCAAGGACGAGCCGTACCTGGACATGTCGAACGTGCGAACGCtggtggtggacgaggcggaccaGATGCTGGACATGGGCTTCGAGCCGCAGGTTCGGGAGATTTTAATCGGCGGGTgcggaacgccgccgccgaggtcacCGGTTCGATCCCGACCGGTGACTCGTTCAAAAGAAAACTCTGCTCCCGGGAGGCAGAGTCTGCTGTTCAGCGCGACGTTCCCGCCGAACGtccaggcgctcgccgcgcggttgGTCATGTCGCCCGGACTCGGTTCCGGATTGTACGGAAACGTCGTCTCCGATTCCTcgcactcgccgacgcccgccaaGGTGGCGGTGGGCAagatcggcggcgccgccgccgccaacatCACCCAGCACCTTCTCCTCGCCGATCACCTTCGGGAGCGGAAGATGGagctgctcgtcgcggtgcTCAGGTCGCGTCCGCTCGAGCGGCGGACTCTggtcttcgtcgccgccaaggcggacgcCAAGTGGGTTCGCGCCAAACTGCAAGAGGcagccgaggctgacgagcgcgcgggtcgtgcGTTACGAGCGTTACGAGCGCAGTCGGAGTCGGTGAACCCGGGGGGGGACTCGAACGACTCCGCGGTTGCAGAGAGTTCGGCTATTCCGGATCCGACGCTCTtctccgcggacgagctccacGGCGACTGCTCGCAAGGCGCGAGGACCAGGGCTCTGGACGCTTTtgccaccggcgccgtccgcgttctcgtcgccaccgacgtcgcgtcccgcgGCCTGGACCTTCCCGACGTCACGCACGTCGTCAACTTTGACTTGCCGACCGATTCGCGCGATTTCGACGCGTACGTGCACCGCATAGGCcgcacggcgagggcggggaaAGGCGGAACTTCGACGAGTTTTTACGTCCCTGGCTTCGGGGGTAACGGCAACGGCCCGATTTGGCGCGCGATGATGGAGACGATGACGGAGACGGGGCAGGCGATTCCGGAgtggttcgcggcgtcgccggacgcgaacggtccgccgccgggcgggcgggggtacatgcgcgtcggacgcgggcgcgggacgggCCGGAGGGGAAGGGGGGGGAGACGATAGTACCTTCTACTTAACCGACGGACAACAATAACTGACAATAACACTTAGTACAATGTCGAGGGTCCTCAcctcgaccccgacgccTTGTGCTGGTTCACCCAACGCCTGAGCAGCGACCTGTGCCGCAtcaccgcgtccctctcgcgttcctccgccCTGTCCCACGCGTCGTTGAACGCGACGGTGcactccgcgccgccgccggcgctcaCGCAGTCGAgctcatcctccgccgcggtggcgagctcGCTGAtgcgatcggcgcgcgccttcttgacggccgccttggcgatgAGGCGCTCCTCCTGCGCGCCGGTTcccgacgccaacgccgcgagcttcgcggcctcgatctcctccgccgcctcgaggtACCGTTCCGTGCATTTTGATTGCTCGGATGAGTTTGACGCGTTGAGGACGCATTCCgtctcagcctcctcggcggcgcgctccatcTCCCGCAGAGCGACGTACATGTCCGTGACGTTCGTCTTACCCTTCTTACCCGATGCGCCGGTGGTGTCCGCGCccttggacgccgccgcggcgcgcgtgacgacgacgatcgcggcaCCCGGGCGGCTGCGACGCGGGCCCGCAGCCGGGCGGTGGGCGGTGCGGGGGGAATggagccgcgcgagggcgcgcgcgtgcggcgcgatgggcgagCGAAGGACCGgcgtcgacatcgtcgcgATGCGTTGTTATGCGCGTGAAATGCGAGTGGTGTGCGCTGCGttcgcgggaggaggcgggggatGGACGCGGGtcagcgtcgacgcgcttccGGGCCGGCGATCCGACGTGGATTGAAGGGGGTGAGAAAAGCGAGCCAATCCGGGCTGGGGTCAcgaagcgtcgcggcggtcgatgGACGATCCGCGGGGGGAAGTTCGGGCGatccgagcgcgacgcgcgtctcgggCGGGCTCGTGAAAGcgatcgcgggcgtcgggcggctCACCCGTGCGGGTGCGATGGCGCGGCGTggtgcgtcggcggctgTCGGGGCCCCGGATGGTTGGCAATGGTCCCGTTGCCGCGTCAGCGTATCATTCGCCGATTGGGATTGCTCCTGTCTGTGCTGATTGGGATCTCCAACGGCCAAGCTGCCAAGCTGATGAAAGGTGAGACTAGACTATCGATCAACTCCTCGCACTTCGGGTTCGTGTCACGAGCCAAGAGttccccgtcgcgacgacgcgcgtccagCCCCGGACGCCCCGCCCCAGCGAAAGATCGAGCGCCGGGGGATGCCGATCTCACGGTCCCGCGCGTTGATCGCGTTTCGCGGCGAGTGCTGCTCGCGCACGcccggggcgctcgccgcgacgttcgcggacAGGACCAAGACATTGTTGATTTGCCTCGGCGCATTGGCCTCCGGGGCGAATCGCTGCTCGACGGACACGAActgcgcgaacgcgagctcgctcgcgcgaagcgccgccgcggggtgcgacgaccggggaacctcgcggcgcgaatATCGACCCGAAACAtcgcctcccgcggctcACGACCGCCGGGGAGGCCTGGGCGACGGACCTTCGGTGGGAGGGTTGAGGTGCAGCGGTCGGTCGTCGGtgacatcgtcgtcgcgacacCCTTTgcgctggacgcgcgcgtcgctcgtcgttCTGGCGCTCCTGGCGTtgatcgtcgcgccggggacgatcttcgcggtcgccgcAGAGCCGGGCTCCGATCTCGCGCCCGTCAGGGGCCTTCGAAGACTGGCGGAAaccccgagcggcggcggtgtggAGTACCTGCAACGCGCCAAGCtgaccgcgaacgacggcgctTTTGATGACCAGTTCGGCAGGATcgtgtcgatcgacggcgacacgatggtgatcggggcgcatacggacgacgacaaagGATCCAACAGCGGgtccgcgtacgtgttcacgcgcgacacggccggcgacctcgcctccaactggacgcaggttgccaagctgaccgcggCCGACGGCGCTGCGGATGACAGGTTCGGCGACCGcgtgtcgatcgacggcgacacgatggTAATCGGGGCGTAtaaggacgacgacaaagGATCCGGCAGCGGgtccgcgtacgtgttcacgcGCGACACGGCAGGCGACCTCGCCTCCAACTGGACGCAGGTTGCGAAGCtgaccgcgggcgacggcgctgcgaaTGACTTATTCGGCGGCAGcgtgtcgatcgacggcgacacgatggTGATCGGGACGTATAGGGACAACGACAAGGGATTCGACAGCGGgtccgcgtacgtgttcacgcgcgacacggccggcgacctcgcctccaactggacgcaggttgccaagctgaccgcggCCGACGGCGCTGCGTATGACTACTTCGGCTACAGcgtgtcgatcgacggcgacacgatggtgatcggggcgtatagggacgacgacaagggatCCTGGAGCGGgtccgcgtacgtgttcacgcgcgacacggccggcgacctcgcctccaactggacgcaggttgccaagctgaccgcggCCGACGGCGCTGCGAATGACTTATTCGGCTACAGcgtgtcgatcgacggcgacacgatggtgatcggggcgtatcaggacgacgacaagggatCCTGGAGCGGgtccgcgtacgtgttcacgcgcgacaccgccggcgacctcgcctccgGCTGGACGCAGGTTGCGAAGCtgaccgcgggcgacggcgctgcggATGACAGGTTCGGCTACAGcgtgtcgatcgacggcgacacgatggTGATCGGGACGTAtacggacgacgacaaagGATCCGGCAGCGGgtccgcgtacgtgttcacgcgcgacacggcaggcgacctcgcctccaactggacgcaggttgccaagctgaccgcggCCGACGGCGCTGCGAATGACTACTTCGGCTACAGCGTGTCGATTgacggcgacacgatggTAATCGGGGCGTAtaaggacgacgacaagggatCCTACAGCGGgtccgcgtacgtgttcacgTTACCATCTCCTTGTGACGCATCATCACCCCCAGCCAACGGCGCAGTCGGAAACTGCACCAGCTCTTTATCGAGCGGCTCGTCGTGCACCCCCAGCTGCGACTCCAGCTACGCCCTGTCCGGCACCAGGTCTTGCAGCAACGGCACACTCACGGACACCGCAGCGTGCACGGCTAagccttcctcgccgacaAAGTCTCCGAGCGAGAAGttcaaggaggcggaggagaaaGCCTTGAAGACCCGCGACGCCatgctcgacggcgtcaccgacgcgagGCTGAAGAAAAAAGccaaggtgctcgccgacgcggcaaTCAGCGGGAAGAAGGTGAGGAAAATGGTCGCCAAACTGTCAGCCGCGAACAAGGACAAGGCGTGCTCGGACTACTACACCAAGGCCGGACTCTCAAGCTCACTCGGCGCGtgcatcgcgacggcggcatcCAGGCGTCGAGCtctcaccgcgacgacgtacgACGTCTCGATTTTTTTCAGCGAGGCTGAGATCGACGAagcggcgatgaccgccgccgagaactCTCTCAAGGCTGAGGGTGTCACCggggtcgcgacgacgaacggcATCGACCCCATCGATGAACTCAAGAcgatcgacggcgtgagTTCGAGTGCCCTGGAGACCTTCAAgacggacgcggccgcggcggctagcctcgcgcccccctcgccgcctccaccccccgtctcttcgccgccgccgccgccgccgccgtcccctcCCCCaaagctcgtcgtcgacgacgacgacgcggcacACGCGCCGCGTGACATTCTCGGCGCACTACTGCTCGCGTGCGTGTCACTTCTCTTGTATTAAAATCTGTAACAACGCTGTTAATCGAGCGCACACGCAtcgcccccgtcgacggaaggttcgcgcgcgtctcgacgcACTGAGACACGcaaagacgtcgccgcctcaCCGTCACTAGCTAGAGTCACGCGTCAAtcctcgtccgagtccgGAGGAACCTGCCCGTCGTACGCGTCGAACGTCACCACCTCGTTCATGTCCCCGAGCATCCCGGTGTAGTGCCTGAGCCGCCCGGGGATCCGGAACGGCGCCCTGCGAGtgacacgcgcgcgagacgtcgtcgaaccgaacctccgcgtcgtcgtcggcggagcgTATCCGGAGGCGTACGCGCCGTCCCTGTTGAGCGACTGGGGTGCCGACTGGGGTGCCGAGTGGGGTGCCGAGTGGGGCGCCGGGTagtccgacgacggcgccgattggtccgtcgcgggagtctccctcgacgccgacggctgCTCCGTCccaaacgacgacgagccgaggCTGACCCTCGGGGATCCCCGCGTGGAACCGAGCCCGGCCCGACCGACCCCGCCTTTGCCGCCCGGTGCCGACTTTTGTCCCCCGGCTCTCGCCCTCGTGCTCGTGTGCTCCACGCACTTGAAAATCTGACCGTCGGTGCCCGCGAAACTGACGCCGCTGGGCAGCTCCATCAGCGCCGCCTGCAGCGCCACCAAAAACCTGTTGTTCGCCCTCAGCTTCTTCTCAAACTCGCTCGCGTTGAACGCCAGCTGGTAGAAGCAGGTTATGTGGCACTTGAGCGGGTCGCGCATCTCGCGGCAGTACACGGTGAAGGAACCGTGGGTGTAGTTGGCCTGTtaaaaaaaaaccacgtcagtctaCAAAATGCCCATACGAAAatgaaaataaactcaccggGTCCGAGTCGAtgtgcgccgccatcgcgtttTGCACGTGGTCGATGTCAGCCTGGGTGACGCCCATGTCGACGTTGAACGTGGTGTTCATCcacagcggcggcgacctcgacaGGTTGAAGATCCTCGCGTCCAGCACGGTGGACACCGGGAGGAAGATCACCTCGCCCCAAAAGTTCACAACGACGAAAAAGCTCAGCCCCAGCTCGCGAACCTGCAGAATCTCCCCGTCGACCCTGATCCAGTCCCCGACGCCGAAAGGGTTCGTGTAAAATATCATAAGCAGCGCCCTgaacatcgtcgccgcggtggtgccAAACacgaacgcggtggcgagcaccgcggaggaTACCAGCACCCATATCCCCGCCACGTCTACGTTGAAGATGCCGAGCGACACGAAGAGCaccacgacggcgaggacggcgccgatcATCACCCCGACGTTGTTCACCAGATCGCTCGTGTCGGAGAGGGTCTTGCCGAGAGCCTCGCGTTCGGCGTAGATCTTGCGcatggcgctcgcgacgttgCCTTCGGACAGCGCTCGGACGCCGCAgtcggcgcccccgacgagGGCAAACGCCTCCTCAACCTGTaaaaaaaaaaaaccac
This DNA window, taken from Micromonas commoda chromosome 2, complete sequence, encodes the following:
- a CDS encoding predicted protein; this encodes TPVQRHTVPLALAGRDVIASAATGSGKTAAYLIPALAEMLANEKDDTASTPARPRCVVLVPTRELAHQVTLQAKRLCFKTGLKVATLHGGQSVKPQLEQLAQGPDVVVATPGRLLTCAKDEPYLDMSNVRTLVVDEADQMLDMGFEPQVREILIGGCGTPPPRQSLLFSATFPPNVQALAARLVMSPGLGSGLYGNIGGAAAANITQHLLLADHLRERKMELLVAVLRSRPLERRTLVFVAAKADAKWSSAIPDPTLFSADELHGDCSQGARTRALDAFATGAVRVLVATDVASRGLDLPDVTHVVNFDLPTDSRDFDAYVHRIGRTARAGKGGTSTS
- a CDS encoding predicted protein (Encodes a protein with hydroxyproline-rich glycoprotein (HRGP) motifs and integrins alpha chains) — its product is MPISRSRALIAFRGECCSRTPGALAATFADRTKTLLICLGALASGANRCSTDTNCANASSLARSAAAGCDDRGTSRREYRPETSPPAAHDRRGGLGDGPSVGGLRCSGRSSVTSSSRHPLRWTRASLVVLALLALIVAPGTIFAVAAEPGSDLAPVRGLRRLAETPSGGGVEYLQRAKLTANDGAFDDQFGRIVSIDGDTMVIGAHTDDDKGSNSGSAYVFTRDTAGDLASNWTQVAKLTAADGAADDRFGDRVSIDGDTMVIGAYKDDDKGSGSGSAYVFTRDTAGDLASNWTQVAKLTAGDGAANDLFGGSVSIDGDTMVIGTYRDNDKGFDSGSAYVFTRDTAGDLASNWTQVAKLTAADGAAYDYFGYSVSIDGDTMVIGAYRDDDKGSWSGSAYVFTRDTAGDLASNWTQVAKLTAADGAANDLFGYSVSIDGDTMVIGAYQDDDKGSWSGSAYVFTRDTAGDLASGWTQVAKLTAGDGAADDRFGYSVSIDGDTMVIGTYTDDDKGSGSGSAYVFTRDTAGDLASNWTQVAKLTAADGAANDYFGYSVSIDGDTMVIGAYKDDDKGSYSGSAYVFTLPSPCDASSPPANGAVGNCTSSLSSGSSCTPSCDSSYALSGTRSCSNGTLTDTAACTAKPSSPTKSPSEKFKEAEEKALKTRDAMLDGVTDARLKKKAKVLADAAISGKKVRKMVAKLSAANKDKACSDYYTKAGLSSSLGACIATAASRRRALTATTYDVSIFFSEAEIDEAAMTAAENSLKAEGVTGVATTNGIDPIDELKTIDGVSSSALETFKTDAAAAASLAPPSPPPPPVSSPPPPPPPSPPPKLVVDDDDAAHAPRDILGALLLACVSLLLY
- a CDS encoding predicted protein, whose amino-acid sequence is MSTPVLRSPIAPHARALARLHSPRTAHRPAAGPRRSRPGAAIVVVTRAAAASKGADTTGASGKKGKTNVTDMYVALREMERAAEEAETECVLNASNSSEQSKCTERYLEAAEEIEAAKLAALASGTGAQEERLIAKAAVKKARADRISELATAAEDELDCVSAGGGAECTVAFNDAWDRAEERERDAVMRHRSLLRRWVNQHKASGSR